TGTTTTTATAAACTTGAGGTTAAGTTTAATTCATCTAAAACCTAGTAAAGAGCGGATCATTTTTATGCTAAAGCAGAATTAATTAAGGTTGTACTTTTTATTCTAGATAGATAGAATAATGaatttaatattgtaaaaacgTGCATGAAAGAAAATCTGGATACAGGAACTAGGACAAGAACAACACTAGAAACCATTAATGAAGTAAAGAAACCACAGATGTTAAAAACGGTGGAGGTGTGACTGTGACCTGGAAAAAAGGTGAGTATAATCAAAAGACTGAACGGCAGCTTGACTGGGGACCAGAGGTGGGTAgcaactagttacatttactcagttacatttacttgagtaactttctgagcaaaatgtacttttaggagtagttttactgcactgtacttttacttttacttgagtcatattattactcaagtattactactcttacttgagtaaaatgtttGGTTACTCTAcccactgtgagtaacttcatgaataaagatcATACTagtttaaccaaaaatgcaccagagagacaaaaacccagagtttatgttaaagtgaaacCTCTAGTTTGTACAcaggctttgttattttaatgttattttctgtctgctgagctcatttagccatttggaggtcaaatgaacgtacagtaaacagaagacattgtcattggaagtactttgcactgttctaacatactgtattaACTGCTTTAAATATTGCTCTCAAGCTTATTGTTGAAACAAATGATTtacaaaagtgtttcttttgtctttagtgtatcttttgtctttaaaataccagaatgtgcacacaactttacatttttgtctgtccgattacattatttttaattattaaataatcagcttttatgattagttactcagcacttgagtagccttctcaCTGAATACTTTTCAACTCTTTAGTAATTTCTCGGTAAAAATATGCtaaagtagtgctactcttacttgagtaccaTTCTACTGTACCCACCTCCGCTGGGGGACCAAGGCAACTTGACTCATGACCAGGGGGGCCCAAGTCCAGTCTTTGAGAGATGCTTATCCTGCAACCTTTAGCTGCATCCCTTCtcctacacacctgaatcaaatgtcTGGGTCTCCTTATGAGCATGTGACTTAGCCACAGAGGCCCAGCAGCAAgatttgattcagagatgcatctaaaagttgctggATAAAAGTTCTCGTGGACAAGACTTGGACATCCCTGCAGTACAACACATATAATAATTACAAGTACAACCAAACACTAATGAAAGAGAGCTAAATgtagaaatgatttaaataaatcacaataccagaaccaaaacacagaaagaaaactgaCATAACGAGCATCTCTATTTAGGCTCGTTTCAGTGGCGCCACCATGCCCCCTAGCGGAGGAGCCGCGGCACTGCAGGGATCAGATTAGCTTAAATCAGGCCGGGTACTAGAAATATCCAGACATAAAGCTAACGCTCAAAGGCCGGAGCGTCGGTGCTGGGGCGAAATAACGCAAGGATGAGTGGTGTGGCGAATTTTAAAAACTGCGGCTCTGTGCTGATAACCGGAGCCAACCGTGGACTCGGGCTGCAGATGGTCGAAAGTCTGGCGAGTGGAGGTTTCCCACCGGGCAAGATCATAGCCACGACCAGAAACATCTCCGGTGCGCAGGtgctctgaaacatttaattagtCGCTTACATTTAATAACCTGCTTTAATTCATTCTTctgttaaaatgataaaataaatctgaGCCACTGCGAGTTTATGAGGATTTATGACAGAAAAGCTGCACTTTAGAAATTAGCTTTACCAATAGTCACCACCAGATGTCGCCATTGTGCTCCCCTCCATAGCTCCCTCAGAAGtaactttttgtttgctttgactTACAGAAACTTCAGGAACTGGCCAGAAAATACTGCAACGTCCACATTGTAACCTTGGGTAAGAATGGGAAGAGATAACGTTCATGTTGTTGGCAAATATAGAAACATGGGGTATGTGTGGGAAAACTGCGTTTAagagatttttaaaaagtccaATGAGACGCAAGATGGATAAGATATTATCATTGTGGCTTAAATTATTACAAATTTAACATGACACTAGAGAGGAGACGTGACTAAATGGTCGAATGAAATGCTGCGTCATAACAACTGTAAAAATCTAAACATCcaaatattatttaatgtgtgtctttgttctgGGATTTTCCAGATTGGGTTTTTAAGACATGATGAATGtagaaaatcagaaaataacCACCAATATATAGACAGATTGACGGACAAACCATGGATACAGGTGTTCAGTTGGCAACAACTGATCGAAGGTTTTCTAAATAACATGGAAGTGAATGAAATTCAGACTTTTATGGACTAAAAATTAAGTACAAACAAAACTCAAGGACTAAAAGAAATGGCAGCAAAGAGATATAGAATGACTGTCAAGTCTATCCATTCATCAGTCCATATAAACTTTTATACTTCTTTCCATCCTTCACCCCATCAATATATCCCTCTATTAATCCACTTATCCTTACATATTTCAATTCTCTGAATCCATCCACACGAATTTGACTCTGGGAACATggaatttgtaaataaaaacagatccGTTCAGTTGTGATTAGTTTGTTTTGTCCCTGTTTAAGttgcagtgtttgtgtgtttcttgtgTAGATGTGGTGAATCAGGAGAGCATAGAGAAATGTGCTGAGGAGGTGGGCCAGCTGGTCGAGCAGGAGGGTCTGAACTGCCTGATAAACAACGCAGGGATCAACGTCGTGGCCGACTTTCACTCCGTCACTGCAGAGAAGATGATGGAGAACTTCCACACCAACGCTGTGGCTCCTCTGATGATAACGAAGGTAATCTGAAGCTTTTCAGAACCCCGGCGGCGAAAACAACAAAAGGCTCTCAAAGAAACTCACAGATCTGCTTCCCTAGTTTGGAGCGGGTCGTTTCTGATTGTGCAggacaccaacacacacacacagaaacaaaaaaaaacgacctTGATAAAGAGTTGTTACAAAATCCCAGAGCCCTGAGCTGTCCGCATGTTATAAATATTAATTAGAAGTTTGGGTTCTGGTGGGCCTTAGAGGACGGGACAGAGGCGACGGAGGAGCAGCACCCCGTGCAGTTGAAAGTATGAGCGCTAATCAGGGGCACTGCCAGCAGCGCAGATTCTTGCTGACACAAAGTTTGAAGGACGCTTTTGTTTAAACTGCAAGGCCACAGCTCTGCACAGAGTCCCTCTGTAATGGCGGGGAACAGTGACTCACGTCGCGCAGAAATCTGCGGCCGTTCTCTGGCTGAGAGATCGAGAAACTTTCTGCTTCCATCTTGtaagaaacaacagaaaactaacGCATTTGATGCTTGCAGCCTCACATTTTGTCTTCATTATCTGGGTTTCGTCTGAAGATCTAACAGTCTTTTTGGAAAGTTCTGAATATATCCTTTTACTCACAAACAGAATGATTAATCAGAGACGAACAGTTGGATGCaaccttttaaaatgctgttttctgtGCTTTACATAATCAATCCCTTTTTGGAGCTGTGGCTGGAAAACTTTAAGGGGAATTTTTAGATGCTATACCATAAGAAAACATTAACCCATTAACCACTTctcaccactgagctatattatacactggagtgctatatatttacatatatgtatgtaaatatatatatatatatatatatatatatatatatatatatatatatatatatatatatatatatatatatatatatatatatatataaacatatacacatacttatatatttAATACCAATAACATGTAGAATATTTCAGctcctaatttcctagtagttgatagtgttagtacatccactgactgtagaattacctatgaaacattttcacacagccagaaaactgcttgttgttgcagccaaatcctatgggattctgtgacagtagggagtagcaagatggcggccagtgacttcagttttttggcaaaatcagcactccagtgtataatagagatcagtgctTCTCATAAGTAACGAATGCAGTCccttgaaaaaaatgtttcccaacTTTCCCAATTCTGAAACATTACAGAcgtttattttattgggatgtttGTAAGACCGAAAGCTGTtaaattgtgaaatggaagCAAAAtgattactaaaaaaaaactctgaaaagtgtTGCATGTATTGCTTTTCAGCTTAACTTTGTCAATAGTTAGTTGTTTCAATAAAGAGCATCGTTGAAAGCTCATCTTTAAGTTTTACTGTTACTTGAAATGGAATTGGTGTTAAACACAATTTACGAAtataaatctaaaaagtgtttcATGCGTCTGTATTCAGCCCCTTCTAACTGatgcctctaaataaaatccagtgcaatcaACTTCTTTCAGAAGTCACCTCGTTAGTAGCAGAGTCCACCAAttcaatctcagtataaatccagttgTCATGTGAAGACTCAGCGGTTTGTTAAGGAACATtagtggattaaaaaaaacttgattaaGAACATTTAACACACCCGACAGGTCAGGGATGCAGCTTTTGGAGAGGCTTAAAGCGAGGTTAGGTTAGAAAGCAATATCCAAAGATTTATCGGCTGCAAATCCACGAAGGCATGGCTGTCCACGTAAACTGACAGGTTGGGGAAAAACGAGCAATAATCatagaagcagccaagaagtacactgcaaaaacggaactagaaataaataaaattttatttaaaatgagtgtatttgtccttgatttgagcaggtaaataagatgatttgccaattgaataatattattgcacttaaaataggaacaactcatctccatcatcttatttcaagtccaggatgtctaaatatcttattttaggggtcaaaatattaaaattaaggTTCAACCTTCCAGAAGCACCACTTTAAATAcatccagagctacaatgaaaagGTTTAGATCAGCGTATTCATAtgttagagtggcctagtcaaagtctacaCCTGAATCTTTTAGAAGGTGTTCATCGGCATTCAGCCCATTCTGACTGAGCTAGTCGGCCGACGTAGCTGGGCTAAAATTAAACGTTATTGAAGCTGTTAAGAGACATTCCTCAAAACACTTGCAGCTGTATTTGCaacaaaaggtggttctacaggGAACTTATCCAGAGAGGTACAAACGAGTGGcacactttcagatttttattattatggtcATGCAATACCATCTGTtggtttttcatttaaaagtgtCAATTTATCTCATTGAAATTAGAGGTTCTAAAGTATGAATGCTGTAAGTTGCATTATGCCTTTATTAACTAAACATAATTCTATTTCATATCAGGGgtattttttaagaaatatgatATGAAATTTCCTGACGTTTTGGCTGTATAATGATAATGGAGGGGTCATGAGGCCTGCTTTGAATGTTTATATGTCAACCTTTGAAATCTAAATATGAAAAGTGAAGTAGTTAGCTGCAGTGTGAGCTTGGTGCCACTAGGGGGAAGCACTAACACATGGTGTGTGCATTTGAAGGACTAATATGTGTTGCTATTTGACTCTGGTGTCTAAAAATCTAAAGTTATAAAGTAGCTGCAGCTCTTTGAATCTGCTTGCGTTCGACATAAATCTGTAAAATGAATTTCTTGTCGCAACTCCAGTTCTGAACCgcgctgtttttcttttgcatccTCTGTCAGGCATTCCTGCCGTTGTTGAAGCGGGCTGCAGGCAGAGGAGGGTCAGGAACAATGGGAATCCAGAGGGCGGCAGTTATTAACATGACATCTCTGCTGGGGTCTGTGGAGCTCAACTGGGGCGAGAGGGCCAACAACTTCAAATGGTACCCTTACAGAACATCCAAGGTACTGTTACTGTGGGGGTGGAACATCCAAGGTACTGTTACTGTGGGGGTGAGAACCTGAATCTCACCATTATGATCCTTTCGAAGTTTCTTTTGCTCCAAACAGTTATAGAAAATTAATCAGTAACAATGAATGAAAAGTGAAAGACttccattttattaaaatgaggATTAAAGGACCTGAATAtactttttcatttcaattttgcTTAAAATGAAGAGAATGAGGCAGTCTAGAGTGCTGTTGATAGTTGTTTTGTTGAATGACGATGCATTAGAAAAGCCAAACTCAGGCATCAACGTAAAACATAATGTCCGCCCTAGACAAAGGTAATACattgcaaaaatagaactaaaaataagtacaattttcttaaaattaatgtacactgcaaaaagggaactaaaagtaggtcaAATCCTCTTGAAAacagtgtatttttcattgatttgagctgataaatcagactatttgccagtagaataagatttttgcacttaaaataagaacaattcatctccatcatcttatttcaagtgcaggatgtctaatcatTTTAtcttaggggtagaaattctcattccattggcaaatcattttatttagctgctcaaatcaaggaaaaatatacaaattataagaatattttacttacttttagttccctttttgcagtgtagttctccttgatctgagcaggtaaataagattatttgccaatggaatgagtacttttacccctaaaataagataattagatatactgcacttgaaataagatgatggagacgaattgttcctattttaagtgcaaaaatcttattccattggcaaataatcttgttcacctgctcaaatcaaagaaatgtactctcatttcaagaaatattttcttatttttagttctactTTTGCAGTGTAGTGACCAAGCCTGTGACTTAACTGAGTTCAAAAAGCTGCTGCGGCTTCTTGCCTCCCCAGAGCGCCTTGAATATGGTCAGTCGCTGCATGGCTGTAGACCTGGAGCCTGATGGGATCCTCTGCATGGCGATACATCCCGGCTGGGTCCGCACCGACATGGGAGGCTCTGAGGTGAGGCCCTGCTGTGGGTACTCTTGGTGCCTTTCCTGTGTTTATAGGAAGCTCTTAAAGAGCTCTTTGACTTCATGCAAAATAACATGAAATGTGCTCTACGGGATGATAATTCAAGCTGTGGCAGCTTGAATTAGTGGGCAGATGGTGCTTCTCCGTATTCTAGGGAGCGTTAAGCGTCCTCGATAActtgcagtcttttttttgGTGTACGTTGTCTTTGTTCCAGGCTCCCCTGAGTCCTGAAGAGAGCGTCGCGTCCGTCTTGTCTGTGATTGGTGGGCTGACTGAAAAGGACCACGGTTCATTTCTGAACTTTACAGGAGAGCAGTTGCCATGGTGACCTGTTGATCAGCTCGTTAATGAGCAGGATCCTAACGACTCTTTTCGTCAGTGTGGATTGATCTTGacttgggagaaaaaaaataatgtgttgttgttgttttttctgggtGCTGAAAACATCATCATTTCAGCAGTTTTAATTGCAATACCGGCTgtgaagctttttttattttattttattttgacagaaTCTGGATACAAGGTTTACTTCTTAGTCCAGCTTTAATTCACATGATCTACTGCTCCTAATACGAACAAGGGTAATGTTAATAATAAGCTTTTAAATGAGTTATTTTGAGCaataaaaagcttaaaatttATAATCGCATTTTAGTGAAGCACAGAGCTTGTGTGATTTAGTTTTCCTCTAAAAAGTGTTCTCATCTATAGTTGTCTCAGGAgtttaatgctgttttttttttgtcattcttgCTGCTGTCCTGGGGCTCAatttctaacatttttttctcacctTACCTGAATTGACAACACCGAATTTGGGGTTTATTGTCCTGACTTGCTGTGCAGGATTAACTCaaattgtttttggtgttttgatGACCCACGTTCAAAACTATTAAATGAGGAactgcagcaacagagaacttaaatgcttgtttttggtgagattgttcatttattaaggatatttatttgaaatgctgtctattaaatacatatttaattgattgtttgtttcagtatttatttatttatttaatctaggcactaaagttaaagttaaactgTGAGACTGTTTCAATACAGCCAACTGTAAAGGAAATTTTATGTCTTTTGAAATGTTATGGTTACCATTTACTCcaagttgtttatttttctatgaaTACTAAAGTACACTAATAATTTCTGCAATAGTGTTGAACTATTTTTTGCACATGTTGCCCATTCTTTATTAGTAACTGTTTAAAGATGTGCTTCCATCATTGATGCTGtgaaacaatattaaaaatttCCATCTTATCCATCttattttttgcaatattttaggTGATAATATGCTGTCTTGGTGATAAGTGCAATGTGATTGTTGGGAATCAAGTCAGGGTTAATGATCGTGGCAAGATTTCTGGATTTGTCAGCGctctttaaaccaatgaacttAAGGTGAGCACTGACTTGTAATTTATCCTCTTTTGGCCCAAAAATTAAAACTtcagttttgtctttatttagccGAATAAAAGTTTTTACACATCCAGGTGTTAATCTGTTCAATACAATCAAACAGTGGTTGTACTGAACTGTAGTCACCCGGTAAAAGACTGATACAGttgtgtgtcatcagcataattgtgatagtgtattttattgttctGGAGAATTTGAGCAAGTGGAAGCATGTAAATATTAAAGAAGAAGGGACCGAGGATAGAACCCTGAGGAACTCAAATGAATTAATTGATTGATAGTTAGCTATGAACACAAAAAAGGTCCTATCTTAAAGATAGGATTTAAGCCAGCTGAGCACGGTGCCACATATACCAACCAATTTTTCTTGTTGAGACAGTAAAATGCCGTGATCAAACGTGTCGAAAGCTGCACTAAGATCGAGTAAAGCTAGAATTGAGATTTTAGTGCAATCAGTATCAAGTAGGAGGTCATTGTAAACTCTCACAGGTGAAATTTCAGAACTGTGATGTTTACGAAAACCTGACTGATAAACATCAAAACTATTGTTCAAgtccaaaaatatgtttaatcgTTCAAAAGCTGGTCGATAATTACTGGGTATTGATGGATCCAGGTTATTTTTCTTAAGGAATGGTTTGATTACTGCAGTCTTGGGGGGCTTGTGGGAAGGATCCAGAAAAAAAGTGACTTATTAATTATTTGGATAAGGTCAGGTGCCAAAATATCCGAGATCTTTAAGAATAAAGTAGCTAGGCAACAGGAAGAGGATTTCATACGATGCATGGGTTACTGAATGAAAAGGATTCAtcttaattaaataataataataataatgatgtaAATGATAATGCCCCAGCATTGTTTTCACACACGTACACTTTGTTGTAAGTGCTTTGCTTCACAGCTAAGCCAGGCCGCCATAGATTTTGTATGTCGAAATATTCTTCAGGATGAGCACCACAAATTCAGGAGACCACATGTTAACAGGATCACCCAGCAGCTGGTTTCTATTGAACAGCATCACCTGAATGTGGATGTATTGGAtgttttctcacattttatTGAGGTGTGAGGAAAAATTCCAGGAAGAGACGCCGACCCCAAGCCCCTTTTTAAACAGATGGACATATGCTATAAGTTAATGCCCTGTAGTAACCCCAGATGGAAAGCTTTACCCTCCTGTGTGTGTTCAGCCTGCACTTAGATTGTGCAATCAGCCGATGCAATAGGAGGTGGACAGTGGTAGGTTGATGTTACTGTCGCactcagctaaaaaaaaattagccaatACCCAGGACTGGGAAAATAAATTAGCCtcgggttaaaaaaaaaaaaaacgtatctcCAGCACATAAATGGCATCTGTTCTTTAAGAAACACCAGAGGTGCATCATCTAGCTGCTATACTCATCGACTGTGTTTAAAGTCAATAGCTCTTCGCtgtttttcattgatttaaacaaacaaactgtaGAGAAACGGCTAGTATTTAGGGATGAAATAAAGCAATACATGTAGACTATAATACTTACAGATACACCCCTACTAATATCAGCATAAATGCCATTGAGCATTCGGTCATTCCTAAAACCAGTTTGGATGGATGTTAGGGACACTTGACTGAAACAGCCAActgtatacactgcaaaaacggaactaaaaataagtaatatttacttaaaatgtgtgtatctgtccttgatttgagcaggtaaataagatgatctgccaaaggaataatacttttgcacttaaaatagtaacaactcatcttatttcaagtgcaggatgtctaattatcttattttaggggtcaaaatactcattccattggcaaataatcttatttacttgctcaaatctaggacaaaaacacaaattttaagaaaattttacttatttttagatccatttttgcagtgtatccaAGCTTGACCCATTTAGGGTTGATTTGAGGTGAAAGTCTAAGGTGACATGTGCTTCATTCAGCGCTGGAGTCTGGCTGGGCGTCGGTAAAGAGGATGCACACCTTGAACTCAACCCTAACTTGGCAGACTGGGTCACTAAGACTAAAGGTTGTGGTTTTCAGGCTGCAGTCTGATCCCACCAGGTGGCTCTCTGCCAAGCAAAAGCACCGGTTTGTGTGTTTACTGATTATGAGCCGGAGAAGATGAGTGGAGCAACGGCGCTGTTATTGAGAGCTTAGGCTCATTCAGCTGTTGAGCATCAACAACAGCCCCTTCGCGTTCATCTTCTTGATGCCGGGTGGAGAGCAGCATGGTACCCTGGCACTTAAATCTCCAattaaaatcaatgaaaaagaaGCAGGTTCAGGTTTCTGAAGGCCAGTGTGGTCATCTCGCAGTGATCAGTTCACAAACACAGATTTTGTGTACATGAGTTCTTCTGGGAAAATCAGAGCTCAGCGTTCAGGTTGAAGTATATTTTCCCATGTGTTACCTTCTAATCGCCTTTCAGCTTGACAGCAGCAAGCAAACTGCATAAGGGTCCAGCAGGGGTCCTGTGATCTCTGTCAGATGCAAAAGGATTTATGACCACAGACGTCAGGGTGACAGGTCTTTAATCGTTTGCTC
This genomic stretch from Fundulus heteroclitus isolate FHET01 chromosome 2, MU-UCD_Fhet_4.1, whole genome shotgun sequence harbors:
- the si:dkey-12e7.4 gene encoding C-factor, which encodes MSGVANFKNCGSVLITGANRGLGLQMVESLASGGFPPGKIIATTRNISGAQKLQELARKYCNVHIVTLDVVNQESIEKCAEEVGQLVEQEGLNCLINNAGINVVADFHSVTAEKMMENFHTNAVAPLMITKAFLPLLKRAAGRGGSGTMGIQRAAVINMTSLLGSVELNWGERANNFKWYPYRTSKSALNMVSRCMAVDLEPDGILCMAIHPGWVRTDMGGSEAPLSPEESVASVLSVIGGLTEKDHGSFLNFTGEQLPW